The Sedimentibacter sp. zth1 DNA segment CCTAAACTTGTTATAGGAGAAATTGGATATTTGAAAGTAGTTGAAATATCTAAAATAGGAGCATTTTTAAACTGGGGATTGGAAAAAGATTTGTTCTTGCCATATAAGGAACAAATTAGCGAGTTAAGAACAAATGGAGAATATATGGTTGGCATTTACATAGATAAATCCAACAGATTATGTGCAACTATGAATTTATACAATGTTTTAAAAACAGATTCACCATACAAAGTAAATGATAAAGTAACTGGAACTGTTTTTAGTCTAAGAAGAGGTCTGGGAGCAATGATAGCCGTTGATGGCAAATACTTAGGTATGATACACGAAAAAGAATTGTTAAAACCATTGCATGCTGGCGAAGAAGTTGAAGTTAGAGTCAACCAAGTAAAAGAAGATGGTAAACTTGGCTTGAGTTTAAGAGATGCACCAAGACTTCAAATTGACAAAGATGGAGAAAAAATATATAGCAAGTTAATTAAAAACAAGGGTTCATTGGCATTTAATGACAATAGCAATCCGGAAGAAATTAGAAATACATTTAATATGAGTAAAAGTTCATTTAAAAAAGCTATTGGTAATTTGATGAAAAGAAAACTTATAGTTATAACTAGAAATGGTATTGAACTTGCTAATGAAAAAAATACTAAAAGTAATAATGATTTTAAAAAATCATCAGGAAGATATAATAAATCAAACAACAATTATAAGAAGTCAAACAACAGATATGATAAGCCAAAAGATGGTTATAAAAAAACAAATGATAGATACGATAAATCAAAAGATGGTTATAATGATTTTGGAAAAAATAAGAAGACTTATAGGAATCGAAAAAGCGGTAAATAAATAAGGCAAAACAAAAAGGAGTGTATAAAATATACCTCCTTTTATTGTTCTTTGAAATACCTTAATTAATATAGATTATTATATATTAAATTGGTAAAAAATTATTCAAAACTAAGCAAGAGTTACATTGCTAGCTTGAGGTCCTTTTTGACCATCAATGATATCAAAGTTTACTTTTTGTCCTTCTTCTAATGTTTTGAATCCGTCAGAAGTGATAGCTGAAAAATGTACGAATACGTCATTTCCATCATCACAAGAGATAAAACCAAAACCTTTTTTAGAATCAAACCATTTAACTGTACCTGTTTTCATTAAAAATCCTCCAAATATAAAAATATAAGTATATTATAATCCTAAGTTTCTAAAATAGCAATATGTTTTCTTAAAAAAAGGAAATGATTACGTTTTTATATTAAATATTTGGATAATATATATAGTAAAAATATTAAAAAACTATTCTAAAAATAAAAGAAAAATGTTATAATATAATTGTAACTTAATTACAAAGGTGATAATATGAGACGATTTTTTAAGGTTTATTTTTCGACTATGGTATTATACGTATGTATAGCTGTAATCTTTATAGTTGGATTTTTAATTGTTAATAGAGATATAATTGTATTTCCAACATTTAAGCAAGTAGTAGATAATTTTACAGAAGAGGATAATAACAATTTATCTGCTTTGGAAAAAGCTATGAAGAAAAGCTCTATAATGAATATTTTAGTAGTGGGAAAAGAAAATGTGCGTACAGATACTATAATGGTTGTTAGCTATGATAAGAAATTAAAAAAAGCTAATGTACTTTCTGTTCCTAGAGATACTTATTATGTGAGAGAAGGGTATGATAATAGGCAACAGAAAAAAATAAATGCTATATATCAAGATGAAGGAATAGTTGGGTTGAAAAGTGCAGTAGAAAGTATAACAAAATTGCCAATACAAAAATATGTTTCTGTAGATTATAATGCGGTTATAAAGGTAGTAGATATACTTGAAGGGATAGAAGTTGATGTTCCGTTTAATATGGTATATACTGATCCAATGGATACACCACCATTAGAAATTAATATTTCTCAAGGACTACAGGTTCTAGATGGTGAAAATGCTTTAAAATTTTTAAGATTCAGACAGAATACAGATGGCACAGGTTATCCTAATGGAGATATTGGAAGAATAAAAACTCAGCAGGAGTTTATAAAAACAGCGATTCGAAAAACGTTAAGTTTTAAATTGCCAGCAGTAATAAACGAATCATTTAAATACATAGACACAGATTTTACATTGACAGAAATTTTAACATTAGCTACGGGACTAGGCGGATTTAAAACGGATAGTTTACAAACAAATATTATAGATTATTATACTAAAACAATGGATGGTTTATCATATGTAGTTCCAAATGAAGATGGTATAAATAATTATCTTTATACATTGTATGGAGTTCAAGAAGAAGATAATACCGGTTTTATTCAAATAATTAATGATACAGATAGCAATAGTGATATTGAAGTAAATAATGGAAATGGTCAAAATAATTAATAAAATGTTTGAAAATGCTACTCGTTAATGATATAATCTAACGTGTTTTAAAAATGAAAGGTGGATATAATGAATAATGCGTTTTTTAAAAGTTTTTTTAACAACATTTCTTATATCGTGTGTAGTATTAGGAATAGGTTTATTTTCATATTTTAAATTTTTCAATCCTTTGGATAATATAATAGATAATGGACAAAATTCGAATATTAGTGATAAAGAGATTGACAACGATCCAAATCTTACACCTCTAGAAAAAGCAATACTTAAGAGTAAAAGGATAAATGTCTTGATAGTTGGCTTAGAGCATGTAAGGACAGACACTATAATGGTAGCTAGTTATGATAGAGAAAATAAGAAGGCAGATATTATTTCTGTACCTAGAGATACATTTTATGAAAGAGAAGGATATACAAATCCAGCAAGTAAAAAGATAAATGCAGTTTATCAAAGTGAAAATATTGATGGTTTAATTGATGCAGTTGAAAATTTATTGGGAATTCCAATACACAAATATGTTACAGTTGATTATCAAGCCGTAGTAAAAGGTGTAGATTCCTTAGGGGGAGTTGAAGTAAATGTACCATTCAAGATGGTTTATAGCGATCCTTATGATACACCTCCATTATATATTAATATACCGGCAGGTTTGCAATTGTTAGACGGAGAGAACTCTTTAAAGTTTCTTAGATATAGGCATGGTTATAAACAAGGTGATATAGGAAGAATAAAAGCTCAACAAGAATTTGTAAAACAAACAGTAAAAAAATTAATAAGTTTTAAATTGCCAACATTTATACGAGAAGTTTATCCTTATGTAAAAACTAATTTCTCAATTTCTGAATTAATTGCATTAGGTGGAGATGCTATTGGATTTACAATGGATGGATTAAATACTAATTTATTGCCAGGTGTAGGAAAGTATATAGGGAATGTTTCTTATTATATACCTAACTATGAAGAAGCATTAAATCTAACGTATAAATTGTATGGTTTGATTGATGATGAACCTGAAGTGGAAAATTTAAATAATGAAGATGACAATTAATGAAAGTACGGTTATAGTTATATAACCGTTTTTATTTATCTAATCAAAGAAAAAGAAAGGTGAAAAAACATATGATAGGGCATTTTTTTAAAGTTTTTTTTATTACATTTTTTATTGCATTGTTAACTCTTGGCGGC contains these protein-coding regions:
- a CDS encoding cold-shock protein, producing MKTGTVKWFDSKKGFGFISCDDGNDVFVHFSAITSDGFKTLEEGQKVNFDIIDGQKGPQASNVTLA
- a CDS encoding LCP family protein, whose product is MRRFFKVYFSTMVLYVCIAVIFIVGFLIVNRDIIVFPTFKQVVDNFTEEDNNNLSALEKAMKKSSIMNILVVGKENVRTDTIMVVSYDKKLKKANVLSVPRDTYYVREGYDNRQQKKINAIYQDEGIVGLKSAVESITKLPIQKYVSVDYNAVIKVVDILEGIEVDVPFNMVYTDPMDTPPLEINISQGLQVLDGENALKFLRFRQNTDGTGYPNGDIGRIKTQQEFIKTAIRKTLSFKLPAVINESFKYIDTDFTLTEILTLATGLGGFKTDSLQTNIIDYYTKTMDGLSYVVPNEDGINNYLYTLYGVQEEDNTGFIQIINDTDSNSDIEVNNGNGQNN
- a CDS encoding LCP family protein, whose protein sequence is MRFLKVFLTTFLISCVVLGIGLFSYFKFFNPLDNIIDNGQNSNISDKEIDNDPNLTPLEKAILKSKRINVLIVGLEHVRTDTIMVASYDRENKKADIISVPRDTFYEREGYTNPASKKINAVYQSENIDGLIDAVENLLGIPIHKYVTVDYQAVVKGVDSLGGVEVNVPFKMVYSDPYDTPPLYINIPAGLQLLDGENSLKFLRYRHGYKQGDIGRIKAQQEFVKQTVKKLISFKLPTFIREVYPYVKTNFSISELIALGGDAIGFTMDGLNTNLLPGVGKYIGNVSYYIPNYEEALNLTYKLYGLIDDEPEVENLNNEDDN